The Triticum urartu cultivar G1812 unplaced genomic scaffold, Tu2.1 TuUngrouped_contig_5699, whole genome shotgun sequence sequence tgtcccaaaataagtgaccgtggttttagttcaaatttgaagtaAAACCACGTCATTATTTTGGGACTGAGGGAGTACATGATATGCGGTTGCTTTTACTTTCCGATATAGGCACCAAAGCCATCAATATTCAATACTCAGTGCATAATATTGTAAcctctaatgcacaggtaaaacatGATATGCAGTTGCTTTTACTTTTCGATATAGGCACCATAGCCATCAATATTCAATACTCACTGCATAGTATTGTAACCTCTAATGCAGGTAAAACAATGGTTGCTCGGATTCTTGGAAAGCTCCTACATATGATTGGGATTCTCCCTACTGACAAAGTTACTGAAGTTCAGCGAACTGATCTTGTTGGAGAATTTGTGGGGCATACTGGACCAAAGACGAGGCGGAAGGTTTTATTGATATTTTCTCTTCAGTTTTGACACCCTGCTGTACCTACATTGACGTGCACAAAATTCTATTGCTGATTTGCAAGTATTAGTATTGAAAGCTCAATTCTGTTCTGTGCTATTCCTAGTGATTTTAGCAGTTTAAGTATTTATTTCTCCTAATATTGGTGCTTAGGTATTCAGTTCTTATGTTTGGTTTTCGTAGGACATTCAGTATATTAATTAACAGTGAAATGAGTTTTATATGTGAATTAAATATAATAGGCTTTTCCCCTCCATAGTGTTATAATGTTTAGTGGTGTTTTCTCTCTGCTTAATACGTTATCATTGTAATTGTGCCTGCATTCTTACAGATAAAAGATGCCGAGGGAGGGATTCTGTTTGTGGATGAAGCTTACAGGTTGATACCAACGCAAAAATCGGATGATAAGGATTATGGTTTGGAGGCACTGGAGGAGATAATGTCTGTAATGGACAGTGGCAAAGTAGTTGTCATATTTGCTGGGTACTGCGAGCAAATGAAGCGTGTCATTGCCTCGAACGACGGTTTCTGTAGGAGGGTCACGATGTTCTTTGATTTTGATGATTTCACCACGACAGAATTAGCGGAGATATTGCTTCTGAAGATGAATAGCCTGACTGACACAAGTTTGCTTTACGGGTTCAGGCTGCACCGGAGCTGCACCAGAGGTGCCGTTGGAGAGCTGATTGCCAGGGAGACCACTGAGGAGTGGCTTAAACAGATGAACGGAGGTCTGGTAGACACACTGCTTGTCAATGCACGTGAAAACTTGGATCTTCGTCTTGATTTCAGTTGCAATGACGCTGAGACCATAATCACAATCACATTGGAAGACCTGGAAGCAGGCCTAAGGCAGATATCAAGACAGAGACATTTGCGGTGACCTACAATCAGGAACATTCTTTTCTTGACAAACCAAGTTACAGGTTCAGGAGTTTTGATAGAAGTGACTGATTCCGCTTCGGGTACTATGTCTGGTGTATCTGTTCCAATTGGTAGGTTGCTGCCCTTCTGCAATAGTAGCACTGGTACGCATGtattttttttttttgaaaaacacaGATCTTTATTCATTTGTAATAACAAGTACATCGTTTATGAGGAGAGGTACAATTTCGCTCAAAGGCTCCTCAAACCAGTTTAAAGTTGTAGAAAATTTAGCTACTTTAGCAAGTTCATGTGCAACCCTATTGGCTTCCCTATTATAGTGCCCGAATCTAGTGATGGGAAAATCACAAGCCAAAAAATAACAATCGTCAAATACTGCTGCCGCTATACTTGCCAACCATCCTCTATTATTCATGGTTTCGATGGCCTCCAAGTTATCTGAGTTATCTAAGCGCCAAAGCTTCAGTGACATCCGTGCACCAATCAATTCTTCAATCCACCCCTATGATGAATTTCCCTTTATCATCCCTCAACACAATACCCGCCTAAGCAGGCCATGATCAAAAGAGGCATCCACATTAAGTTTTACCAACCCTCTTGAGGTTGGATCCAACACTCTTTTTATAGTAGCCTTTGGTATGTAGCCACATAGTTTACGTAATAGCACAAATCCCCATAGAGATCTAGTTAGCATCTTGGGTTT is a genomic window containing:
- the LOC125529572 gene encoding protein CbxX, chromosomal-like; its protein translation is MRLLLLSDIGTKAINIQYSVHNIVTSNAQVKHDMQLLLLFDIGTIAINIQYSLHSIVTSNAGKTMVARILGKLLHMIGILPTDKVTEVQRTDLVGEFVGHTGPKTRRKIKDAEGGILFVDEAYRLIPTQKSDDKDYGLEALEEIMSVMDSGKVVVIFAGYCEQMKRVIASNDGFCRRVTMFFDFDDFTTTELAEILLLKMNSLTDTSLLYGFRLHRSCTRGAVGELIARETTEEWLKQMNGGLVDTLLVNARENLDLRLDFSCNDAETIITITLEDLEAGLRQISRQRHLR